A stretch of alpha proteobacterium HIMB59 DNA encodes these proteins:
- a CDS encoding ribonucleoside-diphosphate reductase, alpha subunit (PFAM: Ribonucleotide reductase, all-alpha domain; ATP cone domain; Ribonucleotide reductase, barrel domain~TIGRFAM: ribonucleoside-diphosphate reductase, alpha subunit), translating to METNSAENTENSTKNTVINKQNEEVNLLSLSVVRRDGSITPFKSDKIANAIRKAFLAQTDVRDNTKIDQTVNDITETVTAALTRRIANGDMIHIEDIQDQVELALMRGEHHKVARAYVLYREQRAKQRYKTAKLNEQVGAKVSTMAVTKRDGHKEDISLEKITNRISVLSNGLEIDPITIAQKAIQGLYDGITTNEIDTYLAETAAALTVEHPDYSYLAGRIKANALHKETPGFIIATKNLFEDGLLREEYYQKAMAHAEDIEKIIDYDRDYLFDYFALTTLFRAYLLQFNNKTIERPQDLWMRVALCVSGDKFDFYQVKKTYDSLSQGLYTHATPTLFNSGLKMQQLSSCFLIGMEDDSIEGIFNTVKDCALISKTAGGIGLHAHNIRAGGSRIKSTNGKSNGLIPFLKIFNETARSVDQGGGKRKGSFAVYLEPWHADIEAFLELRKNTGAEEFRARDLFYALWIPDLFMQRVEEDGEWTLMSEHECPGLSNTYGSEFVELYTKYEKEMPDLKRVKARALMSKIIEAQIETGQPYMLYKDSINNKSNQKNIGVIKSSNLCAEIVEYSEKDETAVCNLASIALPKFVTEDGKYDYQNLYQIAKLATKNLDQVIDINFYPTDKTQNSNSRHRPIGLGIQGLADVYFKMNLAYDSVQAQIINKQIFETIYFGALEASMELAADKGAYSTFQGSPLSQGQFQFDLWGVKPSNMWDWKGLMEKIQKHGVRNSLTTACMPTASTGIILGNTETFQVQTSNIYKRQTLSGEFLLVNRYLVKELMARGLWSKELRDQIILENGSVQNIEGFPEDLKEVYKTVWETSQKTVIDMAAERAPFIDQTQSMNLWLATPTFGKVNSMHMYAWKKGLKTGMYYLRSRSAVDAVKVTVSSEKKAKETYVKEAQSNEPEDCLTCSA from the coding sequence ATGGAAACAAATAGCGCGGAAAATACAGAAAATTCAACAAAAAACACGGTCATAAATAAACAAAATGAAGAAGTAAATCTATTAAGTTTGAGCGTCGTAAGACGCGATGGCTCAATTACCCCTTTTAAATCAGATAAAATTGCTAATGCCATCAGAAAAGCGTTCTTAGCACAGACTGATGTGCGAGATAACACTAAAATAGACCAGACAGTTAATGATATTACTGAAACTGTTACTGCGGCTCTTACCCGTCGTATTGCTAACGGCGATATGATTCACATTGAAGATATCCAAGATCAGGTGGAATTAGCCTTAATGAGGGGCGAGCATCACAAGGTAGCCAGAGCGTACGTTCTATACCGTGAGCAGCGTGCAAAACAACGATACAAAACTGCCAAGCTAAATGAACAAGTTGGTGCCAAGGTTTCAACCATGGCCGTCACAAAAAGAGATGGTCACAAAGAAGATATCTCACTTGAAAAAATTACTAATCGTATTTCCGTTCTCTCTAATGGGTTAGAAATCGATCCAATTACTATTGCTCAAAAAGCTATCCAAGGTTTATATGATGGCATTACTACAAATGAAATTGATACGTATCTTGCTGAGACTGCTGCAGCTTTAACCGTTGAGCATCCGGACTACTCGTATCTCGCGGGTCGTATTAAAGCAAACGCTCTGCATAAAGAAACACCAGGTTTCATCATTGCTACAAAAAATTTATTCGAAGATGGTTTGCTAAGAGAAGAGTATTACCAAAAGGCGATGGCTCACGCTGAAGATATTGAAAAAATTATTGACTACGATCGTGACTACCTATTTGATTACTTTGCTTTAACTACTCTTTTTAGAGCTTACCTTTTACAATTTAATAATAAGACTATCGAGCGTCCTCAAGATTTATGGATGCGTGTTGCACTTTGTGTTTCTGGAGATAAGTTTGATTTTTATCAAGTTAAAAAAACTTACGATAGTCTCTCACAAGGTCTTTATACGCACGCAACCCCTACACTCTTTAACAGTGGTTTGAAAATGCAGCAGCTCTCATCTTGCTTCTTAATTGGAATGGAAGATGACTCTATTGAAGGTATCTTTAATACTGTTAAAGACTGCGCTCTCATTTCAAAAACCGCTGGTGGTATTGGTCTTCATGCGCATAATATTCGTGCGGGCGGAAGTCGAATTAAATCTACTAACGGTAAATCCAACGGTCTTATTCCATTCCTTAAGATTTTCAATGAAACAGCAAGATCTGTCGATCAAGGTGGTGGAAAGAGAAAGGGTTCATTTGCAGTCTATTTAGAGCCTTGGCACGCTGATATTGAAGCCTTTTTAGAGCTTCGAAAAAATACTGGTGCGGAAGAATTCCGTGCTCGTGATCTTTTCTATGCTCTTTGGATCCCTGATTTATTCATGCAACGAGTCGAGGAAGATGGTGAATGGACTCTAATGAGCGAACATGAATGTCCTGGTCTCTCAAATACTTATGGTTCTGAATTTGTTGAGCTTTACACAAAATATGAAAAAGAAATGCCTGACCTTAAAAGAGTAAAGGCTCGTGCTCTTATGTCAAAAATTATTGAAGCACAAATTGAAACTGGTCAGCCTTACATGCTCTACAAAGACTCTATCAACAATAAGTCTAATCAAAAAAATATCGGAGTAATTAAATCATCTAATCTTTGTGCAGAGATTGTTGAGTACTCTGAAAAAGACGAGACAGCAGTTTGTAACTTGGCGTCTATTGCGCTTCCAAAATTTGTGACCGAGGATGGTAAATATGATTATCAAAACCTTTATCAAATTGCAAAGTTAGCTACCAAAAATCTAGACCAAGTAATTGACATTAACTTTTATCCAACCGATAAAACACAAAACTCAAATAGCCGTCATCGTCCTATCGGCTTGGGTATCCAAGGTTTAGCGGATGTTTATTTCAAAATGAACCTTGCCTATGACTCAGTTCAGGCACAAATTATTAATAAACAAATTTTTGAAACTATTTATTTCGGTGCGTTAGAAGCTTCGATGGAACTAGCAGCAGACAAAGGCGCTTACTCCACTTTCCAAGGCTCACCTTTATCACAAGGTCAGTTCCAGTTCGATCTTTGGGGAGTTAAGCCTTCCAACATGTGGGACTGGAAAGGCTTAATGGAAAAAATTCAAAAGCACGGTGTGCGCAACTCTCTCACCACAGCCTGTATGCCAACAGCATCGACAGGAATTATTTTAGGTAATACAGAAACCTTCCAGGTGCAGACTTCCAACATCTATAAAAGACAAACATTGTCTGGTGAGTTTTTATTAGTGAACCGCTACCTTGTAAAAGAGTTAATGGCTCGAGGACTATGGAGCAAAGAGTTAAGAGATCAGATCATCTTAGAGAATGGATCTGTTCAAAATATTGAGGGTTTCCCAGAAGACCTAAAAGAAGTCTACAAAACAGTTTGGGAGACATCACAAAAGACTGTCATCGATATGGCAGCTGAACGTGCTCCCTTTATCGACCAAACCCAGTCCATGAACTTATGGCTAGCTACTCCTACTTTTGGAAAAGTGAACTCCATGCATATGTATGCGTGGAAAAAGGGTCTCAAAACTGGAATGTATTACTTAAGAAGCCGCTCTGCGGTTGATGCAGTCAAAGTTACTGTATCATCAGAAAAAAAAGCAAAAGAAACATATGTAAAAGAGGCACAATCGAACGAACCTGAAGATTGTTTAACTTGTAGTGCCTAA
- a CDS encoding DNA-directed DNA polymerase (PFAM: 5'-3' exonuclease, C-terminal SAM fold; 3'-5' exonuclease; 5'-3' exonuclease, N-terminal resolvase-like domain; DNA polymerase family A~TIGRFAM: DNA polymerase I) — MSESRLILVDGSGYIFRAYYALPPMNNSKGIPTNAVYGFCNMMLRLIDEHPHDKILIILDAGKNTFRNTLYSEYKANRSEAPEDLIPQFGIIREAIDAFGLDVIEKKDFEADDIIASYVRYGEENKIPTTVFSSDKDLFQLLSANTRIMDPMKNVEIDEAKVMDKFGVGPDKITDVQALIGDSVDNIPGVPGIGPKTAAKLINEFGTFEELLAKKDQISNVRIKNLIHDHEESAKISHQLVILKNDLELPIQIENLKDFDDSPKLNDFFKKYEFKSLIRTSAHETKPHAAKKDIEFKSLIKTPEIIEYLQSLQSERILAIDLETDSLDVNQANIIGISLSNADQAYYIPFKSPENELTSKDQTKILKELNLLCEDPSILKIFHNAKYDSVILKRFHVNTVSFQDTLLMSFFINNGLTKHNLEDLYYYYFGEEKEKFKDVIKNESKRNYKDFSEVPLQAATNYAAHDAYATHKLYEAMQQQISEVSDSWIYYDIDKKLSLVLQEVESNGCKIDLKFLTKLEKDLNKEIENIEKKIFKISGEEFNIGSPKQLTEIFKKLDVKVTKKTKAGDFQTNVKVLEQLESEGVEIASHILQWRQYSKLVSTYTSSLAEHADSNDRVHSTFNIAATITGRLSSSEPNLQNIPIRTEIGKKIRTAFIAEKDHELYSFDYSQIELRVLCEACEDPNLLKAFQEDQDIHQSTGQLVFNKKSINDNDRRMAKIINFGIIYGISQYGLAKQLGVSNAEAKLFIDNYFQKFPNINDFMKSTVDKAKKLGYVENLFGRKSHIKDINAKNFMLRSFAERQAINAPIQGTASELIKIAMLDIQDYLQQHKCKSKMTSQVHDELLFEIHKDEKDLISQIANLMETSHQKYKSFKTPIKVDFGGGSNWGQAH, encoded by the coding sequence ATGTCTGAGTCCCGATTAATTCTTGTAGACGGTTCAGGTTATATTTTCAGAGCGTACTATGCGCTCCCCCCTATGAATAATTCTAAAGGCATTCCCACTAATGCTGTTTATGGTTTTTGTAACATGATGTTACGTCTCATTGACGAACACCCTCACGATAAAATTTTAATTATTCTCGATGCGGGCAAAAATACTTTCCGCAATACTCTCTATTCTGAATACAAAGCTAATCGTAGCGAAGCACCAGAAGATCTTATTCCTCAATTTGGAATTATTCGCGAAGCGATTGATGCTTTTGGCTTAGATGTTATTGAAAAAAAAGATTTTGAGGCTGATGATATTATCGCCAGTTATGTTCGCTATGGTGAGGAAAATAAAATCCCCACAACAGTCTTTAGTTCGGATAAGGACTTGTTTCAATTGCTTTCCGCCAATACCCGTATTATGGACCCGATGAAAAATGTAGAAATTGATGAGGCCAAAGTCATGGATAAGTTTGGTGTGGGCCCTGATAAAATTACTGACGTTCAAGCACTGATTGGCGATAGTGTTGATAATATTCCAGGAGTTCCAGGTATTGGCCCTAAAACAGCAGCAAAATTGATTAATGAATTCGGTACTTTTGAAGAGCTATTAGCAAAAAAAGATCAAATCTCCAATGTTCGCATCAAAAATCTCATTCATGATCATGAAGAGTCAGCCAAAATAAGCCATCAATTAGTGATTTTAAAAAACGATCTCGAACTGCCCATTCAAATTGAAAATTTAAAAGACTTCGATGACTCCCCAAAGTTAAATGACTTTTTTAAAAAATATGAATTTAAATCCCTCATAAGAACCAGTGCTCATGAAACCAAACCTCACGCCGCAAAAAAAGATATAGAATTCAAATCACTGATTAAAACACCCGAGATCATCGAATACCTACAAAGCCTCCAATCTGAAAGAATACTCGCAATTGATCTTGAAACAGACAGTCTTGATGTTAATCAGGCGAATATTATTGGCATTTCCTTATCTAATGCAGATCAGGCTTATTATATTCCTTTTAAATCTCCAGAAAATGAATTGACGTCTAAAGATCAAACAAAAATTTTAAAAGAACTCAATCTTTTATGTGAGGATCCTTCAATTTTAAAAATTTTTCATAATGCTAAATACGATAGTGTTATTTTAAAACGCTTTCATGTAAATACAGTTTCATTTCAAGATACGTTGTTAATGTCTTTTTTTATTAACAATGGTCTGACCAAACACAACTTAGAGGATTTGTATTATTACTACTTTGGTGAGGAAAAAGAAAAATTCAAAGATGTCATTAAAAATGAATCTAAAAGAAACTATAAAGATTTCTCTGAAGTGCCTTTACAAGCTGCTACGAACTACGCTGCTCATGATGCTTATGCTACGCATAAATTATATGAAGCAATGCAACAACAAATCTCTGAAGTATCTGATAGCTGGATATACTATGATATTGATAAAAAACTGAGTTTAGTTCTTCAAGAAGTTGAAAGTAATGGATGTAAAATCGATTTAAAATTTTTAACGAAACTCGAAAAAGACTTAAATAAGGAAATCGAAAATATTGAAAAAAAGATTTTCAAAATTTCAGGAGAGGAATTTAATATTGGCTCCCCCAAGCAATTAACAGAAATATTTAAAAAACTCGATGTTAAAGTTACCAAAAAAACAAAAGCAGGAGATTTTCAAACTAACGTCAAAGTACTCGAGCAATTAGAGTCTGAAGGTGTTGAAATTGCCTCTCATATTCTACAGTGGAGACAATATTCCAAGCTAGTCTCGACCTACACTTCATCCCTTGCTGAGCACGCCGATAGTAACGATCGTGTTCATAGCACCTTTAATATTGCTGCCACGATCACTGGACGATTAAGCTCCTCCGAACCTAATCTTCAAAATATTCCTATCAGAACAGAGATTGGAAAGAAGATCAGAACAGCTTTTATTGCTGAAAAAGACCATGAATTATACAGTTTTGATTATTCTCAAATTGAGCTTCGAGTTCTTTGTGAGGCCTGTGAGGACCCTAATTTATTAAAAGCTTTTCAAGAAGACCAAGACATTCATCAAAGTACCGGACAACTAGTCTTTAATAAAAAGTCAATTAACGATAATGATCGCCGAATGGCTAAAATAATTAATTTTGGAATTATCTATGGGATCAGCCAGTATGGTTTAGCTAAACAGTTAGGGGTTAGCAATGCCGAGGCGAAGTTGTTTATTGATAATTATTTTCAAAAATTTCCCAACATTAATGACTTTATGAAATCCACCGTCGATAAAGCAAAAAAATTAGGATATGTCGAAAATCTCTTTGGAAGAAAATCTCATATTAAAGATATCAATGCTAAAAATTTTATGCTGCGCTCCTTTGCAGAGAGACAGGCTATCAATGCCCCCATCCAAGGTACTGCATCCGAGTTAATCAAAATAGCTATGCTCGATATTCAAGATTATTTACAACAACATAAATGTAAATCCAAAATGACCTCTCAAGTACACGATGAACTTTTATTTGAAATTCACAAAGATGAAAAAGATCTTATTTCTCAAATCGCTAATCTGATGGAAACATCACATCAAAAATACAAATCTTTTAAGACTCCGATTAAGGTTGATTTTGGTGGTGGATCAAACTGGGGTCAGGCCCATTAA
- a CDS encoding Glutaredoxin (PFAM: Glutaredoxin): protein MDATIYTKENCIFCTRAKAVLEPYNPKILKLDEDFNREQFFEVFPTAKTFPQIIINGEKIGGFTELEQWMAFNKPDENF, encoded by the coding sequence TTGGACGCCACGATCTATACCAAAGAGAACTGTATTTTTTGCACTCGAGCAAAAGCTGTATTAGAGCCTTATAATCCAAAAATTTTAAAACTGGATGAAGACTTTAATCGAGAGCAATTCTTTGAAGTCTTTCCGACAGCAAAAACCTTCCCTCAAATCATTATTAATGGAGAGAAAATTGGCGGTTTTACTGAATTAGAGCAGTGGATGGCTTTCAATAAACCTGACGAAAACTTTTAG
- a CDS encoding Ribonucleotide reductase, small chain (PFAM: Ribonucleotide reductase, small chain): protein MISKGCKSIFPIQHQEIWDRYKQHVQAFWTPEEVSLQDDLRDLKTLNEGEKHFIKHVLAFFANSEAMINENLASRFYNEILIPESRLFITMQMLNESIHAEMYGLQIEAYVEDPAEKDKLFSAIQNVPCINKKAQWVSKWLNGKQNLLTRLIAFGLVEGLFFAGSFCAIYYFRKRGLLPGLALSNDWIARDEGMHFSFSALMFKTLSNKFNNGTLSDEDIKSMDLIPNLVSQSEFEEIVREAVEFEKEFVTDALPVDLIGMNKEMMCMYIEAVSDRIADLFGFEHVYGTENPFDFMRALDVQNVTNFFEKRVSEYQRPTDRSLSFDESF from the coding sequence ATGATATCTAAAGGATGTAAATCTATTTTTCCTATTCAACACCAAGAAATTTGGGATCGTTATAAACAGCACGTACAAGCGTTCTGGACACCAGAAGAGGTTTCACTTCAAGATGATCTTCGTGATCTGAAAACTCTGAATGAAGGCGAAAAGCACTTCATCAAACACGTTCTCGCATTCTTTGCGAACTCTGAGGCGATGATTAATGAAAACTTAGCGTCCCGTTTCTATAATGAAATTTTAATCCCTGAGTCTCGACTCTTTATCACCATGCAAATGCTCAACGAGTCCATTCACGCTGAAATGTATGGTCTTCAAATCGAAGCGTATGTCGAAGACCCTGCTGAAAAAGATAAATTATTTTCTGCTATTCAAAATGTGCCTTGTATTAATAAAAAAGCTCAGTGGGTTTCTAAATGGCTCAATGGAAAACAAAATCTTTTAACACGTTTGATTGCATTTGGATTAGTAGAAGGATTATTTTTTGCTGGTTCATTCTGTGCGATCTACTACTTTAGAAAAAGAGGTTTGCTCCCAGGTCTCGCATTATCCAATGACTGGATTGCAAGAGATGAAGGAATGCACTTTAGTTTCTCTGCTTTGATGTTTAAAACACTAAGCAATAAATTTAATAATGGAACTCTCTCCGATGAAGATATCAAATCGATGGATTTAATTCCTAATTTAGTTTCTCAGTCAGAGTTTGAAGAAATTGTAAGAGAAGCTGTTGAATTTGAAAAAGAATTTGTAACAGATGCGCTTCCTGTTGATCTCATTGGAATGAATAAAGAGATGATGTGTATGTACATCGAAGCTGTCTCTGATCGTATCGCAGATCTTTTTGGATTTGAGCATGTTTATGGCACAGAAAATCCTTTTGATTTCATGAGAGCGCTGGATGTTCAAAACGTTACCAACTTCTTTGAAAAGCGTGTATCTGAATATCAAAGACCAACAGATCGCTCTTTATCTTTTGACGAGTCCTTTTAA
- a CDS encoding adenosylhomocysteinase (PFAM: S-adenosyl-L-homocysteine hydrolase, NAD binding domain; S-adenosyl-L-homocysteine hydrolase~TIGRFAM: adenosylhomocysteinase) has protein sequence MDYKVKDISQHAFGRQEIEIAETEMPGLMAIREQYGDSKPLAGANIMGCLHMTIQTAVLIETLVALGAKCRWSSCNIYSTQDHAAAAIAQSGTPVFAWKGMSEEEFWWCIDQTIEADGWEPNMILDDGGDLTLRMHEKYPELLKNIKGLSEETTTGVLRLEQMVEKGTLQVPAINVNDSVTKSKFDNLYGCKESLVDGIRRGTDVMMAGKVAVVAGFGDVGKGSAASLRGAGARVQVTEVDPICALQAAMEGYEVVTMDDACKYADIFVTATGNKDIITQDHMREMKDRAIVCNIGHFDNEIQIDSLQNYKWEEIKPQVDQVTFPDGKKLIILSKGRLVNLGNATGHPSFVMSASFSNQVLAQMELWKNHQNYENKVYVLPKKLDEMVAMFHLKKVGAKLTEMSKEQSDYIGVEQQGPFKKETYRY, from the coding sequence TTGGATTATAAAGTAAAAGATATCTCTCAGCATGCTTTTGGGAGACAAGAAATAGAAATAGCCGAAACTGAAATGCCAGGATTAATGGCCATTCGTGAACAGTACGGTGACTCGAAACCTCTGGCTGGAGCAAATATTATGGGCTGTTTACATATGACTATTCAAACAGCTGTTCTGATTGAGACACTTGTTGCACTGGGCGCAAAGTGTCGATGGAGTTCATGTAATATCTATTCAACCCAAGATCATGCAGCAGCAGCTATTGCGCAAAGCGGCACTCCTGTGTTTGCATGGAAGGGGATGAGCGAAGAGGAGTTTTGGTGGTGCATTGATCAAACTATTGAAGCGGATGGTTGGGAGCCCAACATGATTTTAGATGATGGTGGTGATTTAACTTTGCGTATGCACGAAAAATATCCTGAGTTATTAAAAAACATTAAAGGCTTATCTGAGGAGACCACAACAGGTGTTCTTCGATTGGAGCAGATGGTCGAAAAAGGAACGCTGCAAGTTCCTGCCATCAATGTGAATGACTCCGTTACAAAAAGTAAGTTTGATAATCTGTATGGATGTAAAGAAAGTTTAGTAGATGGTATTCGTCGTGGCACAGATGTGATGATGGCAGGTAAAGTTGCTGTTGTGGCAGGCTTTGGCGATGTGGGTAAAGGAAGCGCTGCAAGTTTACGTGGAGCTGGTGCGCGCGTTCAAGTAACAGAGGTTGATCCTATTTGTGCATTGCAAGCGGCTATGGAGGGATATGAAGTAGTGACCATGGATGATGCTTGTAAATATGCGGATATCTTTGTTACGGCTACAGGAAATAAAGATATTATTACTCAAGATCATATGAGAGAAATGAAAGACCGAGCCATTGTTTGTAATATCGGTCACTTCGATAATGAAATTCAAATTGACTCTCTTCAAAATTACAAATGGGAAGAAATCAAACCTCAAGTGGACCAAGTAACTTTTCCTGATGGCAAAAAATTAATCATTCTCTCCAAAGGCCGTTTGGTGAACTTAGGAAATGCAACGGGTCATCCAAGTTTTGTGATGAGCGCTTCTTTCTCCAATCAGGTCTTAGCTCAAATGGAGCTATGGAAAAATCACCAAAACTATGAAAACAAAGTCTATGTTTTACCAAAAAAATTGGACGAAATGGTAGCTATGTTCCACCTCAAAAAAGTAGGAGCAAAATTAACCGAAATGTCTAAAGAGCAAAGCGATTATATTGGCGTTGAACAACAAGGACCATTTAAGAAAGAGACATATAGGTATTAA
- a CDS encoding pfkB family carbohydrate kinase (PFAM: pfkB family carbohydrate kinase): MKKILGVGTALVDVICQVEDNTISTLNLTKGSMTLIEESQIQEIRSHFESPLITSGGSVCNTIHELNYTSHEAAFYGKVNEDEYGQAFIQDLEKANIAYKGVIKQNDLPTGCCNILVSPDGERTMATHIGIGSQLHPDELTEDSLQGIDHIYMESYLWDHDLTKQTLKKVGKIAKTMNIETSLSLSDPFCVDRHRDELKEFIEEYVDLVFCNFDEAKMFAQSETMADVSAFFQSFGKKIAMTASAEGAYYFHGETVAHQPAQKIEQVVDTTGAGDNFAAGFLDQYLSDKAIDEALAQGNARAGEVIQQLGPRIKRH, encoded by the coding sequence GTGAAAAAAATATTAGGAGTGGGCACAGCCCTTGTTGATGTTATCTGCCAGGTGGAAGATAACACTATTTCCACCCTCAATCTGACCAAAGGGTCCATGACATTAATTGAGGAGTCTCAAATACAAGAAATTCGATCTCATTTTGAAAGTCCCCTTATCACCTCTGGCGGATCAGTTTGTAATACAATCCATGAATTAAATTACACCTCTCATGAGGCAGCATTTTATGGCAAGGTGAATGAGGATGAGTACGGACAGGCATTTATTCAAGATTTAGAGAAAGCAAATATTGCTTATAAGGGAGTGATCAAACAAAACGATCTTCCCACCGGCTGTTGTAATATTCTTGTTTCTCCAGATGGGGAGAGAACAATGGCAACGCATATTGGTATCGGCTCGCAGCTCCATCCCGATGAGCTAACTGAAGACAGTCTTCAAGGCATTGATCACATTTATATGGAGTCGTATTTATGGGATCATGATTTAACAAAACAAACTTTAAAAAAAGTAGGAAAAATCGCAAAGACAATGAACATCGAAACTTCATTATCCCTTTCCGATCCCTTTTGTGTTGATCGTCATCGCGATGAACTAAAAGAATTTATCGAAGAATATGTTGATCTTGTCTTTTGTAACTTTGATGAAGCTAAAATGTTTGCACAAAGTGAGACCATGGCAGATGTCTCCGCTTTCTTTCAATCTTTTGGTAAGAAAATTGCAATGACCGCAAGTGCCGAGGGCGCTTACTATTTTCATGGAGAAACTGTAGCGCATCAACCAGCTCAAAAAATTGAACAAGTCGTTGATACAACGGGGGCAGGTGATAATTTTGCAGCTGGCTTTCTTGATCAATATTTATCAGACAAAGCAATTGATGAGGCTTTAGCCCAAGGTAATGCTCGTGCTGGCGAGGTTATTCAACAGCTAGGCCCCAGAATAAAAAGACATTGA
- a CDS encoding hypothetical protein (PFAM: Bacterial protein of unknown function (DUF924)), producing the protein MSLPKYQEVLDFWFKESSSKDHWAKNDEYDQKIRDRFLEDVEKAIKNEYDDWQDEAKSSLALIILLDQFSRNLFRNDPKSYSQDTKARLLVIEGVDRQYLEDLDMPERLFYLLPLIHSEEMQDHIFVQQLGDVFLKEHPNYEGIKKSWDDHTRVIKRFGRYPHRNSILQRQSTAEEIKFLEEPNSSW; encoded by the coding sequence GTGTCTCTTCCAAAATACCAAGAAGTTCTCGATTTCTGGTTCAAAGAATCAAGCTCAAAAGATCACTGGGCTAAAAATGATGAATACGATCAAAAAATCAGAGATCGATTTTTAGAAGACGTCGAAAAAGCAATCAAGAATGAATATGATGATTGGCAAGATGAAGCTAAAAGCAGTTTAGCTCTCATCATACTTCTTGACCAGTTCTCTAGAAACTTATTTCGTAACGATCCTAAATCTTATTCTCAAGATACTAAGGCCAGACTTTTAGTAATTGAAGGTGTGGATCGACAGTACCTAGAAGATCTTGATATGCCTGAGAGACTTTTTTATTTACTACCCCTCATTCATAGTGAGGAAATGCAAGATCATATTTTTGTTCAACAATTAGGAGATGTTTTTTTAAAAGAACATCCAAATTATGAAGGAATAAAAAAATCATGGGATGATCACACTCGCGTTATCAAAAGATTTGGAAGATATCCTCACAGGAATAGTATTTTACAAAGACAATCAACTGCTGAAGAAATTAAATTTTTAGAAGAACCAAATTCCTCTTGGTAA
- a CDS encoding response regulator-like Fis receiver domain protein (PFAM: Response regulator receiver domain; Bacterial regulatory protein, Fis family), with translation MADLEQTTEKEKTLFIIEDDKPFRERLTTSFQRKDFVVTAAANKKEALEVLTQHDFNYAIVDLRLGDGSGLDVIKVIKEKNPECRAVMLTSYGNIATAVSSVKLGADDYLTKPANIDDIEKSLMSSTASSLPPPPENPMSADRIRWEHIQRVFTQCNRNVSETARRLKMHRRTLQRILNKHAPKE, from the coding sequence ATGGCAGATCTAGAACAAACAACCGAAAAAGAAAAAACACTATTTATCATTGAAGACGATAAGCCCTTTCGCGAGCGCTTAACCACCTCTTTCCAGCGTAAAGATTTTGTTGTGACCGCTGCTGCCAATAAAAAAGAAGCATTAGAAGTTTTAACCCAACATGATTTTAACTATGCAATCGTGGATCTTCGTCTCGGTGATGGTTCTGGTTTAGATGTGATTAAAGTCATTAAGGAAAAAAATCCTGAGTGTCGTGCCGTGATGTTGACGAGTTATGGTAATATCGCGACTGCTGTGTCTTCAGTGAAATTAGGTGCTGATGATTATCTTACCAAGCCTGCAAACATCGATGATATCGAAAAATCTTTGATGTCTTCTACAGCTTCTTCACTTCCACCCCCACCAGAAAATCCCATGTCTGCAGATCGAATTCGTTGGGAACACATTCAAAGAGTTTTTACTCAGTGTAATCGTAATGTTTCTGAAACTGCAAGACGTTTAAAAATGCATAGAAGAACTTTACAGCGAATTTTAAATAAACACGCTCCTAAAGAATAG